The nucleotide sequence CCAAATCCATTGCTGATCTTGGGGATGATGAATACAAACATATGCTGTGTGTTGAGCCAGCAGCTGTTGAAAAGGCCATCACTCTCAAGCCTGGCGAGGAATGGAAGGGCAGGCTGGAGCTTTCTGCTGTTCCTTCCAGTTATCGAAGTGGACAGTTGGATCCTCAAAGGGtgcttcaaggatgaataatagATGTCCTTTCCGGTGAGCTATCCATTCTGTGGCTTATTAAATGACAAAAAAGGTATTTATGTAACCTGACCAACAATCATCCTAAATCGAGAACTTCATGGATGTTTTTTGAGAGTTCAGTAAATCTTTGTGTTCTCTGAAAATCCATTAAGATCTTGTTCAATATTTGTTTTCTGATGACTCTACCACCAGATGTATTTTACTGATACGGTGCTTCTGTTTTGCTTTTGGATCTGCAGGCACTTAAATGGCACAATGAATGCTTGGCAACAAGATAATTTTTTGTTTGTTCTAGCAAGTCCACTGTCTTCCATCGCGtgcttttcctttttcctgcTCTCTTTGTAGATCTGTGAAGAGAAACTGCTAGATAAGATTGATGGGGAACCTCAAGTGCTCAAGTCTGATTTGTGTTTTCTATCTGGACTGTGCTGTcccaaaaatttgaaaatttgattaTCGTTAGAGTCTGTCTTGCATATTAACTGGTCTATTTTGCAAATAAAAAAACGACATATCTTAATTTCAAAGGTTATCTTGCGAAAGCAGGTTGACTGTCTATTGTGCTTCTTTAATATTTTCGATTTATTACAATATCTTTAGAattaaaattagttatgttaATCCCATTTTAGAACTGAAATTAGTTGGGTTAGTCCGGTTTTAAGAGAAGGCTCTCGCTTGGATTTGGTCCAATTGGAGAACTTAACGCGACGCCACTAAGGTTACGTTTGGTTGgatgtaatgtaatctagcttgtaatgtaattaaatttgtaatgtaatgtaatgtaatcttgattacattactacgtttggaaatgtaatgtatgtaatatttgattacaggatgattacattcttttgtttggtatatattattttttatcaggaatgtaatttgtattattataaaatgataaaaatgtcCTACGACCTCTACTAACGGTCGCCGCACTTCTACGGGAGCTTGCGGCAGCTATCGGCCGCCGGCGGCGGTCGACGATCGGCCGGGTCGGCTGCCAACGGTCAGTGATCGGTCGGCGGTCGGCGGGCGGCGGCAGCGGGCGTCGGTGGGCATATTcggtatttaaattttaatgagacgttgacctcgtaatgtaatcggattacatagcatttgctttgtaatccagattacaaaacttcactacattttgtaatccagattacattacattacaagcttaaaagtgaaacaaataaaataatctaccttgtaatgtaattaggattacattacaaggtagattacGCCCTATCAAACGCAGccaagtaaaatactgaaattaaAAAGGACAATTCTAGTCGTTTTTTATTTGGTATTTCATTTTATTACTCTTCAATTATCAATCCGACAATATTTATATAATGTTACAGCAACTACAAATAATAACTACTcaagattattttttatcaatattaattaatattatattataataaagggtttttttataataaatgaaaaaaatgcCCATCACGATTCCTCCTTTTAATTTTGGTCCTAAATCTGAAAAGACAGCCTGGCTAGCGATTGATTCCAGCGTAAGAAAGCGTAACGGAGTCGCCACGCTTCACTATAAATGATACGCGAGCCACAAAGGCGAGTCCCTCGATCTCGATCCCTCGAACGCTGCTATGGAAGGAGCAGGCGAGGGGAGCGCGAAGGATAGGCTGGTGGTGGTCGGCGGTGGCATAGCCGGCGCGCTTCTCGCCAAGTCCATGCAATCCATCGCCGATGTAGTTCTGATTGACTCGTACGCATCTTTTCGCCCGATATTCCCCTTGGTTAATTTCAGAAAACCGAATCTTATGCTGGAATCAATATCCCTAGATAATATATCgtgatatatgtttttttttcaaagttgatCGTTTAGGATCGATTTGTGTCGGTCGCGCTGGATTTTGCCTCCATATACTTGAATCTCGTTTTCTGGAATTTACTTCGAACAGACGCCAAATAGGAGTGATTTGGGGGTGGTTTTCGTTTTAAATAGGGTTTCATCAAACTGCTTGCTCTTCCGGCGTATAGATTCATTGAGTACTTGGCTGCCTCAAAAAACGTCTTTGGCATCGGAGGCGTTTGCGAATGTAATTGAAATATTTGAAATTGGTCTCCTCGCATTTGAGTGTTTTAGGGATTATGAGTTAAATAATCTTATTTAGCGATAGAAAGATTaacattttttgtaattttttttcttttgcgaTCCTCATCCAAACCGGAAAACGCTTCCTTGAGAAAGTTGATCGCCAATTAAATTGGAGATCCAGTTCATCCACCTTGAATCGTCGTCTATTTTTGAATTCCATCTGTTTTTACTACAGAACGATTCCGCAGgagtttctgtgattttattgCCGTTTGATATCTATTATTAGAAAGAAACTAAAGTCTAACTGTTAGCTCAGTTAAATATAGCATCCACAAATTTTGCAAattatgtgatcctgtccgaacgctgaatcgatggacgctgggcacgtagcGCTCTCCCAACTGATGACGTGGCTCTCTGACTGACCGTATGGagttccggcgaacctgcaaagaagtcgagccgggaaggggttcccggcgacgaccctccgacgctcaagtcaggcaaagggaAAACAAGAAGGTGGCTCCAAGGATCGAAGATtgtgtacctccggcgaaatctgagggctcttatatagagctatggtgaGCTTGGTGCACACACATCGAGGTGGACACGTGTTCTGCACCGTACCTcagtatgggtttgtcagaagaACATGCctaacgccatactgctacagtctgagcacctccttgatgggacagaagAGTCTTCCAttgtacgattctgcgtatggcttggttgttgaacatgcctgctgtcagaagatgatgTTCCACAATGTCCCCTTGCCTTTATCTCCCTTTTTCTTCCCAGAGCCGGGCCTCCAGCCGACCGGGTGTAGGTATCGTTCCGACCGGGAGGATTCCCGGTCGCAGGCCACCCCGCTTGGCCCTATTACTGCTTTACGCcttggccgagcgggctatccgcccGGCCGTGCGACCTTGTTCACCCTGATCGTCGAAAACCCGACTGTCCGTCAGGTTATCTTTGATTCCGtccggacccgttcggccggttgacccggCCCTTCTGACTCCTGACTcttacgtgtcgttgaccttttgCCCATGAGGGCCCCCTGACCTTATCGCCGGATCATTATGCATGATAAAATCTTGCTTTGCTGGGTTACCTGTCCGATGTCAACGTGCCTAATAAGCTATGGTTCTTCTGGCTATTGGTGTAACTCTTCTTTTCAAGTCATCAGAGCAAATACTCTCCATGCCTGAGTTCATAGACGAACTGGTGCATATACTATAGAGGATACCTCCCTTACATATTCATTGTTTTCTTAGACCATGTAAAATAAATGTATTGTCCCTGACATATTTCTTTCAACTAACATCATCAGGAAGGATTATTTTGAGATCCCATGGGCAGAATTGAGATCCATGGTCGAGCCTTCTTTGACAAGAAGATCACTGATTTCACACACTGATTATACTAGGGCAAGGGTTATAGTATCTTCGGCAACACATATCACTGAAAATCAGGTGTTTACAGCAGATGGTGGTTCCTTTACATTTGATTATCTTGTAGTAGCTACTGGTCATGCATATTCAACTCCCAGAGGCAGAGATGATAGGATAAAAGAATTTCAACTAGGTAAGTGTTTGCGATCCTTGCAATTTCTTTGTTTCCATTTTAAATTTCAATAGATATTTGGGTCAAGCATTTATCAACTGATTCTTGTGTCTATATattaatttcgttcatgttgatGTTCCATAATATCAAGTTATGTTGTGAACTTCTCCACACCTAAAACATGAATTAGATATTGCTTGCTGATTTGTTCGTTTAATATATAGATTCATCACACTTTTTtaatcaaatttcattattatttAATTCACCTTAAAGTTACATATTAGAATACACTTCAGTAGGCCTTACATGTTCACATGTTTTTATATCTAGCCACTTGTTTGATTGGAACAGATAATTCCACAATAAGATTTGAAAATTCATAAATTTAATGAATTCCAGAACAAGATTACTTTCCATGTCCCGGACACTATTTCAAATTTCATTATTTCCTATTGCTATTATCAAGGTTTACTTTAGTTTAATTTGTAACTGCATTTGTCAATAACACTGATAAGTTTGCCAATGCAAACTGATCTACAGTGGCATTTTTGAGCTTTTCTCTTGTTCTGTCTATTTTTGGGTGAAAGAAATTGAGTAAACACTGCAAGACCTATTCCCCCTTTTCCTTCCAGGCAAACCTTCCAGGTAAACGAGGAAACCAAATTCTTTCTATCATATGCATTGAGTTCATAGCCCATCTTTGGGAATTGCCTGGCAGTATTGGCAGTATCTGACTTCTGTGAAAGTACTCCAAAGTAGAAGATGTTCTAATTGTTCGCGATTCCTATTTGATGAGACAAAAATTTGTATTATATCCACCAACAGGTGAAGTCATTTTGTTCTATGGTTTTACTTTCCATCAATCCTCTTTTCAACTCAAAGAAATACTATATCGTGATTGGAATGCTGTTAAATTATAGAAGCCAAATTTGAGGAATGTTATGAACCAACATTCTGTGAAGGCTGTTGAGGCTTTACTCTACCTAAGATGGATTTGTAGAGTTTGGTACAGGAAAGTTTAGATTGCTATTGTAATTCTTTTCTAGACAGGTTTTGATAGTCCTAAATTGCTTGTAGGGGTAGCCTCTCAATTATGTGACCCAACTTCTTTGATTAGCGCATACACTAAAGGGCATAATTCATGTGGATGAGGGCTTTGATCTTGATACTTGTTATTCTGGCGATCACTGTATTGTCTGTCATTATCTAgagaaattaattatgaaatactGTAAAATCCCAATCATTCTTTTTATCCCATAGCGCTTGAACATGTATTACAATTTAGCaacaattttaattattgtttttttgtttttgggAGCATGACCATGACATTTAGGTTCCCCTGTTAAGGTAAACATAGTCATCATTTTTGTATTTGTTTTTCATGAAGGCCATATCTACAATACTTCATTGTTGAAATTCCTCATGGTAACTTCCTGCTCTGTTTCCTCTTATATGAGTTTGTTCAATTCTTTCCCCCCTTAAGTGATGTTTGTTTACTCTTACCATCCAAATGTCTTTCATTCAAAAGATCAGGcttttaattttgaagttaatataCATTCTCATCCACATTCTTGGTTATGCACATCGGTAGAAGAAGCACTTCATTGTATACTTCTCTGGTACGATAAAGATTTAAACTCAGTATGTTGTCTGATAATGTCGGCTGCATTCAGCTTGGATGAGAGGATATGTTGTGGCATACAAGCCACTTTATTTTAACAAAGATGAGTTTCATTGAATTTCTAATGATGGCTATTTTCCCTCACATTTAGACAACGAGAAGATAAAATCATCTGAATCTGTTTTAATCATCGGAGGCGGTCCAACTGGAGTCGAACTTGCTGGAGAGATTGCAGTAGACTATCCCGAGAAGAAGGTAACTCTTGTTCATAAAGGATCAAGGCTGATGGAGTTCATAGGGAGCAAAGCTTCCAAAAAGGCATTAGATTGGCTGACATTAAAGAAAGTTGAAGTTCTTTTAGAACAGTCAGTTGACTTGAATGCCATTTCAGAAGCAGATGGAGTGTACACAACATCATCCGGAGAAAAGATCACAGCTGACTGCCATTTTGTTTGTATTGGAAAGCCACTGGGATCATCATGGCTTCACGAATCCATCCTCAAGGAtagtttggacaagaaaggaagGTTGATGGTTGATGAATATCTCAGGGTGAAAGGCCAAAGAAACATCTTCGCAGTAGGAGACATAACTGATGTCCCTGTAAGTACTCAATCAATCTTTCCTCAGAACTCATTTCTCAATTCAACAGAAAGTATGGATCGCGACTTATGCTAGGTTTAGTTCTTGGAggacataataatttttttttgtcaaattgcCTGCGTTAAGAATATCATCTTGCTCTTTCATTGATAGGAAATCAAGCAAGGGTATCTTGCACAGAGACACGCGGAAGTGGTGGCCAACAACTTAAAGCTGTTGATGAAGGGAGGAGCCACCGAGAAGAAGTTGGCCAAGTACAAAGCTGCTTATTCCATGGCATTGGTTTCTCTGGGTCGTAAAGAAGCTGTGGCACAGTTTCCATTTATCACCATTAGTGGCTGCTTCCCTGGGCTTATCAAGTCCAGGGACTTATTTGTTGGTAAGACCAGAAAATCTCTAGGACTCACCTCTTGAGCCAAACACTAACATCATCCTTGAAATATATTGTGATTTGCTCGTGCTATTGTGCTTAATTTTCTCACATAATTGACACTATCTTTATCTTGTATATCCATGTATCAGTGGTTTATTTTGGTTGTGTAAAATCGCCTTAGCATTGATTCTCTATGGCAacctataaaataattttaaacgaTTTTATATAGAATTTAGAACCATTAACTGCGCTGATATCTGAACTCAATCAAGACGATAATCCACTGTTCGCTCAGGTGGTGATGAGGTAGATTTAAAGGATTAGTTAAATTCCGGTAAATGCACGCTCCTTGTTTTTGTAagcatttatctaaaaataaaaattcagtCGTGTTCCAAGGAAATTGTATTTACTATAAAAAGAGTGTTTCACCTTATTAGTAGTTATAAAATGATATAATTATccttaaatataatattttagagTATTTTCTTCCGTCACATGTATTAAATTCAGTACCGATTAGTAAGTTGTATGAATAAGACAAATGAGTGTCGTAACAATTATAGTTTCGTAGTTGTTATAATGTGATTATTATTGAACAAAATAGtctatattataacaattataaaatcgTAATTGTTATAACGTGAATATTAGATGAATAAGTCAATTATGTATTGTTAACAATGATACTTTGCCCTAAAATCCCTAACATTTTCCTTAGTCTATGCGTCAGAAAAAATTTATTCTCACTCTTTATTTACCTAATTGCTCTTattttttttaggtacaaaaagttcaaaatgaagtataatttctcctaaatgcACTATATTTAaactaaaatctagtatattttctatcaaattgagcaagATTTTTTTTCCACttgaccaatcaattgatatactcgattctagttaaaTGATGCTTAATTTAGAAGGAATTACATATCATTTTGAACTTTTTATACCTATAAAAAATAATGAGAGATtatgttttataaaaataattgtataatttttcttaaattcagcaccatttaattagaatcaagtatatcaattgattggtctgCTAAAAAAGAgtcgtgctcaatttaatagaaaatatattaaattctagTTTAAATACGCTGAATTTAGAAGAAATTGtactttattttagatttttgtacctaaaaaagtAAGGGCAATTAGATAAATTGATGTGCATTAGGGAGTTGAAATAAAGAAAAGTTTGTATGCAGGGAATGAGAATAATTTTTTCTAACGCAGTGACTTAGGAGGAAGTTTAGTTTGCTTGCATGGAGTTTAGGATAATCTACCCACATAACAATTATGATTATAATGGTATCATTTTACATAGAAAGCACCATCTTTTTTTATTTGTGGTCGCAACGGTACTCCATCGGAATGGATGGAATTCGGTGTATTCTGATACAACggcaaagaaaataaaagagacaTGTTGGAATGAAAAAACTCTTATCATTGATGAAGAAAAAGAGCCTATAAATAGGCTTTATATCAGAACACTTCAACCTAGCATTAAACCATAACTCCTATATAATAGGATCACCCAATGCACTTTCTCAGACACGAAATCAAATAACTAAACGCCTAAAGACTCAGACAAACTAAGCCTCGGACAAACTACCAATGACTAGAACttccaataaatattataaaataaaatatttaaatcttaaCACTCTCCCTTAAACTGAAATATGTAGAAATCAGTTTAAAAGAAAACAATAGCAGAACATGAACAAATTCCAAGTAGACCACGCAACCTTACAAATGTAGCCAACTTGAAAGGCTTGATCTGTATATCTACAACTTGATCTTCACTTCGATAATAAACCAGTTTGATTGTTCCATCATTGCTaagatcttttaaaaaataatactttACATTTATATGTTTGCTTCTGCCATGTAGCATAGGATTCTTAGAGAGTTTGATTGCTAAGTTGTTACACAAAAAACTATAGTAGCTTCAACTTGTTTGAACTGAAGCTCTTCAAGAATTCTTCTGAACCAGATAGCTTGACAAGCACAAGCTGTTGTAGCAATAAATTCAGCTTCTGTAGTTAATAAGGAGACAATTGGCTCTTTCTTAAAAGACCATGATACGACCCCTGTGCCCAACATAAAAACATAGCCTGAAGTGCTccttccatcatcttgatctcCTGCATAATCACTGTCAGTAAACTTGAACAACTCTAACTTTTCACCCTTCTTGTAGAATATCCCAAAATCTTTAGTTCCTTGTAAGTAACG is from Zingiber officinale cultivar Zhangliang chromosome 7B, Zo_v1.1, whole genome shotgun sequence and encodes:
- the LOC122006682 gene encoding ferroptosis suppressor protein 1-like, with product MEGAGEGSAKDRLVVVGGGIAGALLAKSMQSIADVVLIDSKDYFEIPWAELRSMVEPSLTRRSLISHTDYTRARVIVSSATHITENQVFTADGGSFTFDYLVVATGHAYSTPRGRDDRIKEFQLDNEKIKSSESVLIIGGGPTGVELAGEIAVDYPEKKVTLVHKGSRLMEFIGSKASKKALDWLTLKKVEVLLEQSVDLNAISEADGVYTTSSGEKITADCHFVCIGKPLGSSWLHESILKDSLDKKGRLMVDEYLRVKGQRNIFAVGDITDVPEIKQGYLAQRHAEVVANNLKLLMKGGATEKKLAKYKAAYSMALVSLGRKEAVAQFPFITISGCFPGLIKSRDLFVGKTRKSLGLTS